The genomic interval GTCGGGATGCGCATTTCGGCCACCGACTGGGTGGAAGGAGGATGGGAAGTGGAACAAAGCGTCCGCTTTGCCCAGGAGCTGGAAAAGCTGGGCTGCCATTTCATGCACGTGTCCAGCGGTGGCTTGTCGCCGCAGCAGAAGATTCCGGTGGGTGCCGGCTACCAGATCGCTTTCGCCGAGCGCATCAAGCGCGAAACGGGCATGCCGACGATCGGCGTCGGCCTGATCACGGAGCCGCAGCAGGCCGAACACATCCTGCAATCGGGCCAGGCCGACATGGTGGCGCTGGCGCGCGCGATGCTGTACGACCCGCGCTGGCCCTGGCACGCCGCCGCCGAACTGGGCGCCCAGGTGGATGCGCCGCCGCAATACTGGCGCTCGCAGCCGCACCAGTACAAGAAGCTGTTCGGGGAGACGCGGCTGGGGCAGCGGTAGCTGGACGGCTGTGCCGTCCAAGCGTTCAAAGCACGCCAGCATTGACGCGAGGTTTCGAGATCTGGCTGAACGCGTAGGCGGGAGACCCGCCTACGCTACGGGTGCACGTAGCCGTGGTCGACGGCGCATGGTTTACAGCAAATGATCCAGCAGCTCAGGCCCGAACACTTCGCGGTGCAGGCGCTCGGCCGGGACGCCCGCGTTCAGCAAGGCCAGCCACTGCGCCTGCATGAATTTCAAGGGGCCGCACAGCCAGACGTCGGTCGTGGCGAGGTCCCAGGCCGGCAGGCGTGTGACGTCCATGCGGCCCGCCAGCACACCCGCGGCGTCGCCAGCTTCCTCGTAAAAGGTCGCCACATGCAGGTTCGGCATGACGGCCTGGGCGGCGGCAACGTCGCTTCGCAAAGGGTGATGGCGGGCGTCGCGCGCGGCATGGGCGAAGATCACCCGGCGCTGCGGGTGCACCATGGCGATGCGGTTCAGGCTTGATACCATCGGCGTGATGCCGACGCCCGCCGACAGCAGCACGATCGGCGCATCGGACTCGGTATCGGGCGTGAATTCGCCGAAGGGATGGGTCACCTGCAGCACGCTGCCGACAGTGACGTTGTCATGGATCCAGTTCGAGACTTCGCCGGCCGGCACCTGGTCCAGCGCATCCTCGCGCTTGACGGAGATGCGCAGGCTGTCCTTGCCCGCCGCATCGGACAGGCTGTACTGGCGCAGCTGGTGGCGCCCGCCCGGCAGGTCGACGGCAACGCTGACGTACTGGCCGGCCTGGAAGGGCGGCAGCGGCTTGTCGTCATTCGGCACGAAGCGCACCGACAGCACGTTGTCGCTCTCGCGTTTGACTTCCGTGACGCGCATCGGCCGCGTCTCGCCCGGTTCGACACCGGCCGTGCTGTACATCTCGGCCTCGGCGCCGATCAGCAAATTCGCCAGCGAGTTATAGGCCTCGGCCCAGGCGTCGAGCAGGGGCTGCGTGGCCGCATCGCCCAGCGTCGTCTTGATGGCGCCCAGCAGGTGGCGCCCGACGATGGGATAGTGCTCGGCGCGGATGCCGACCGACACATGCTTGTGGACGATGCGTTTCACCACGGGTCCCAGCGCCTCCGGCGTGCCGATATTGGCGGCGTAGGCGAACACGGCCGAGGCCAGCGACTGCTGCTGGGCGCCGCGCGCCTGGTTGCCCATGTTGAACAGGCGCGTCAATTCCGGATGCTCACCCAACATGTTCTTGTAGAAGAGGGTGGTGATCGTCATTCCATGGTCGCGCAGGACAGGGACGCTGGCATCGATATACGGACGGGAGGCGGCGGAAATCATGGTAGGTTCCTTATATGGTGCATTTTGAATGCAACTTTAAGCTTCAAAAAAACGCCCGCAGCGCGAGCGATCCTTTGCCGGTTCAGGCAGAGCCGGCGGTTGTTCCACTCCAGAACATCCGGTGCATGCGGACGATCTGCTCGCCCGTGGCGCCGGCCGTCACATGGGCCAGCGTGTGGCGGTCCATCTCCTGGTAGAAGGCACGCATGCCCGCCTTCAGGATGCCGCGCAGCTGGCAATCCAGGCTGAGGCCGCATTTCGCCGCTTCGCAGTCGACCAGTTCGTCATCGCCCTCGAGTTCGCGCAATACCTGGCCAACCGTCAGCGTACTCGGGTCGGCCGCCATGCGCAGGCCGCCATTGCGTCCGCGCGTGGCCTGCACCCAGCCGGCGCGGGCGAGGTGGCCGACCACTTTCACCAGGTGGTTCAGCGGAATATCGAACTGCTTGGCGATCTCCGCCACCGTCACCGGATGGGGGCGTTCGCCGGCGCGCTCGAGGTAGATCAGCACGCGCAGGCCGATGTCGGAAAAGCGGGTCAGGCGCATTGGATGTCGTTTGGAAAGAACAGTTTTATTCTAACGCGAAAACTAGCATCAGTAATGCATATTTTACGAAAAACTATTTTCTCAACAACAGCGGAACGGCCCTATAATCGCGAACTTTGGCGGGTTTTCCTGCTCAGCCATTTCTTGTTTACTTGCGCGACTAAAGGACACTTTCGTGAATTTGACACTGGGCCAGAAGCTGTTTCGTACCAAATCGGCTGAGCGTGCGCACGAGGACAGCCAGGCCCACGGCGGCGGCCTGACCCGCTCGCTGGGTCTGTTCCCGCTGACGATGATTGGCGTCGGCGCCACGGTCGGCACCGGCATCTTCTTCACGATGGTCGAAGCCGTGCCCAAGGCCGGCCCGGCCGTGAT from Massilia sp. Se16.2.3 carries:
- a CDS encoding globin domain-containing protein, whose protein sequence is MISAASRPYIDASVPVLRDHGMTITTLFYKNMLGEHPELTRLFNMGNQARGAQQQSLASAVFAYAANIGTPEALGPVVKRIVHKHVSVGIRAEHYPIVGRHLLGAIKTTLGDAATQPLLDAWAEAYNSLANLLIGAEAEMYSTAGVEPGETRPMRVTEVKRESDNVLSVRFVPNDDKPLPPFQAGQYVSVAVDLPGGRHQLRQYSLSDAAGKDSLRISVKREDALDQVPAGEVSNWIHDNVTVGSVLQVTHPFGEFTPDTESDAPIVLLSAGVGITPMVSSLNRIAMVHPQRRVIFAHAARDARHHPLRSDVAAAQAVMPNLHVATFYEEAGDAAGVLAGRMDVTRLPAWDLATTDVWLCGPLKFMQAQWLALLNAGVPAERLHREVFGPELLDHLL
- a CDS encoding Rrf2 family transcriptional regulator gives rise to the protein MRLTRFSDIGLRVLIYLERAGERPHPVTVAEIAKQFDIPLNHLVKVVGHLARAGWVQATRGRNGGLRMAADPSTLTVGQVLRELEGDDELVDCEAAKCGLSLDCQLRGILKAGMRAFYQEMDRHTLAHVTAGATGEQIVRMHRMFWSGTTAGSA